TAATTGAGGAAAAGTTGATTAATTAACTGATCAAGTTATCATTAGATCTCAAAAACATGAACCATGAACCTCTTCATCTGCTCTTCTTCAAGAGCCATCCACACATTAATCCCTCCTCCATTATTCCCCACACCATCAGCAAGCAACAGCACAAACTCATCATTCCCACTCACCACAGGCCCCCCATGGACTGGCTTCCCAAACCCAAAGTCAAGCTCAGCAAAGGGCAGCTTCCACCAAGCAGACACGTAGAAACTCCCATGCCCAGTTGCTGGGATCCCTCTGTAAACCTCCAGCCAGTCTATCACTGACCTCACGTACTCATCTGTCaccctctccctccctcccttcaCCTTCTCCACCGCAAACGACAGCGGCCTCGCTACCAACTCTGCCACTCTTGCGGTGGCAAAGGCCGTGATCACCGCGTTCCCCGCGAACTCACTGGGGAGAGGTGGCGATATTTTGGACCGCACATCGACCGCGAAGAGAACGGTCGAAACCTCATCTGGGTTTTGGAGGACAGCCTTGGTTCTAGCCCTCCAGAGGTGGGCTACAATGGCTTCAAAGCTTGAGCAGTTCTTGGTCAGGGAGAGTGCCTTGAGGGTGGTGACCATTTGGGGAGAGAAAGGGAAGAGTCTGTGAGTGTATTGCTTTGAGAAGATAAGAGGGGAAGGGGAGGACTGGTTTGGGGGAGTGAAGGAGGAAGGGAGAGAGGAGATGAGGTCTGTCTGCTTCACATATTCTTTGTGTGGGAAGTTTATGTGAGGAGGGTTTCTTGCTGTGATGCAAGTTCTGTCATTGTGGATGATCTTGGCCTTGATGGATTCATGAGTCCCACCTTCGATATCTCTGCAAATGGAGGCAAGGTCTTTGAACATCTCACTAGCTGATCTTCCATCAAGAATGCTGTGATTTGTGACAAACCCAAGTGAGAAGCCCCCACATTTGAACCTTGTAACCTGCAAAATTATTACATCacagggcaaaaaaaaaaattaagaaaaatcagaACTTGTTTTAAGAAATGAAGACATTAATGGGTAACCCTGGTATTGCAtaattttagttttgttttttgatttttagttttctgaAGTAGTTCAAAACTACCACATGAGAATAGGTCTTGGGTCAAAGGTAAGATTGCTCTTTTGTGGATAGGTCGTACAAGACGACCACCTCATTTTTCagttctcaaaaaaaaaatagataagaGATGTTTTGTGATTTGGTTATACCAATGTTGATAACCt
This genomic stretch from Malania oleifera isolate guangnan ecotype guangnan chromosome 3, ASM2987363v1, whole genome shotgun sequence harbors:
- the LOC131151207 gene encoding acyltransferase GLAUCE-like: MEETNFLVEPQVVAKAEPQSLFSPKNPSPAEKLFLSNIDQAVTFPVEIVFFFEVEPEMSASTVGIAERVKRAVAEVLLVPYYFMAGRLNFNSETGRLELLCNNAGVDFVSAASGLRLKDLGKLFLPNPSFSHFVHRPGLFKSPADTPLLTIQVTRFKCGGFSLGFVTNHSILDGRSASEMFKDLASICRDIEGGTHESIKAKIIHNDRTCITARNPPHINFPHKEYVKQTDLISSLPSSFTPPNQSSPSPLIFSKQYTHRLFPFSPQMVTTLKALSLTKNCSSFEAIVAHLWRARTKAVLQNPDEVSTVLFAVDVRSKISPPLPSEFAGNAVITAFATARVAELVARPLSFAVEKVKGGRERVTDEYVRSVIDWLEVYRGIPATGHGSFYVSAWWKLPFAELDFGFGKPVHGGPVVSGNDEFVLLLADGVGNNGGGINVWMALEEEQMKRFMVHVFEI